Genomic window (Nicotiana sylvestris chromosome 7, ASM39365v2, whole genome shotgun sequence):
ATGATGATAGGatataattgtgtattttagtcgcttattaaaCTCTAAGTTActgtactttaattgagtttgagctttaattgctagtgttttgcactaaatatctattttatgccttgtaggagtgattctgaTCTATGTAGacgttatggaatgaattcaagtgatttggagctttgaagtctgagtaaaagcccaagacaTTACGCCAGGATCGTGTTcggaggtcgtgtaccaagtccggatgttaaaagaggacgaaataAGTTCACTCTGAGAAAATTACACTGCCGCACTGCATGGGACGCCGCAAGGCGCGGCGCAGCAGTGTAAAATATTGCATGATGCGAAAAGTTGAGGCTGCTGATAAACTCCATTAGTGTGCCGCATGGCGCGGCGCAGGGTGCGGCGCGACTGTACAAAATTTATAGAGCCAGAGTCCTATTTCGCGCGGGAGAAGGTGTTTTCGTCTtagcccaaccctacttggtataaatacatataaaaacgttATTTTAAAGACTTTTGACAAATCTGAGACCTAGGGACACAGTTTAGACAGGGAGGAACACAaaccacgcttggaggaggcttctaactagtttttcttctcttctcttcctttaatttcatagtttattagttctagagttttaggtgctacatgaacgttgtagtttgaagcttagattgttcttattattttagaTTGAGTAGAGATTAGTGTGCCGCATGGCGCGGCGCAGGGTGCGGCGCGACTGTACAAAATTTATAGAGCCAGAGTCCTATTTCGCGCGGGAGAAGGTGTTTTCGTCTtagcccaaccctacttggtataaatacatataaaaacgttATTTTAAAGACTTTTGACAAATCTGAGACCTAGGGACACAGTTTAGACAGGGAGGAACACAaaccacgcttggaggaggcttctaactagtttttcttctcttctcttcctttaatttcatagtttattagttctagagttttaggtgctacatgaacgttgtagtttgaagcttagattgttcttattattttagaTTGAGtagagagggaattctagattgcatataagattgagtagagtaAGATCTTAACTCTAAGGGGAGGGGGcagatttgcggttaggataggaatatacctaatcgccttgcttagttattatacgggaattattaatgcgttcttgttaattctaattccataggaatataggcattagattagcttgaataggcgagttgtccttcgggagaaggctacagGCAATATTAActctgtcaaccaataaactagatatATCAATTAGATGATTGAAGtggaaaactcaacgggattgttagctaactcatagctctagaatattcactcacatcgaattcgtctctataattctccaacttgttttctttaatctcttaatttgttactttagATTTATTTTAGTAGAATATTCATATTTTAgaattcgcttgaatagattaattgtttggcttaatttagttgatagttaatcacaagtccctgtgggtacgatatctggacttacaattctatattacttgtcgaccacgcaTACTTGCgcgtgcgtttgggagcaacaacagactaaaaaaaaaatagattcacGTAAATTTAAACGGAGAGAATATATACGATTTAGACCGTTGTGGAGTCAAAAATGAAATTCTTATATGGGATTCAGAAAAGTAATAGACTAAAGTTGAGACATAGTGGGCGTTTGAATATAAGAATTGTACAATtccaaaaaaaaagtgaaatttattttcaagtgaaaataacatttgaaaattagagttgtgtttggacatgaatataattttgaattttttttgaagttttgtcAGTGATCTGAGTGAAGATTTTGGAAAATagttttttggagcttttgaaaaatttcaaaatttatgttcaagtgaaaattgaaaatttatggccaaacactggtttcaaaaaaattgaatttttttcaaaaaaaattgaaaaatttattatgtccaaacgggctcttaaacTTACCATATAAAGTAATATCTGAGCCGCCAtcgaatcttttttttttaacgtGAAAGCAATTCAAGGATTTAtatatttcaaaaaaattatttCCGAAATATATTTTTTTGCGAATCACTCCTTCGAATCATACAGATCTATCTACCTTGAGCTTAGGTTGTGCAAGTTGAGAGACAACGGTTATTAGTTTTCGGTGAGATTTAAACCCTTCGTGTTCATGTTTACTgcacatgattgccaaaactcgtaCCACTTTGGCACCCTCTTGGGATTACTGTACCTTTTCACTGTTAAAGGAAAGTGATCTGCTACTTGTATGCATCAAGTTGTCAAAGTAATATGAGTGGCAAAGCTAAAGGGACAGTAGGAGGGGCGGCCCCCTAGGTGTGGGCATAATTCAGTAAATATTGGAATTACcgtatcaaaataaaaatttttgGTATTTGGTGTACgatatttttttatttggtttaagtttttaaaaaaattggtatTAAATATGATATTTGATATTTTAAGACAAAATACCGAAATATCGATACTGTAccgaaatatatatattatattacacaaaACATATATCatcaattataacataaatataaaaaatctaaaagtttacttttctttattctcaaagttcatcaattaactctaaacaagtaacaagacacttctaatgatcaaatatttttttatatacaaTTTTCTCTGTTTGGGTCTTTTTGAGAAAGAAGAGGTTACTGGACAAGCGAAAGAGATGCCGAAAGAGCAGATGCTTTTATTTGAAACAAAAGCATTAGCCGAGACATACCTCCGATATTTGTtagttttggacaaaattttTGTCAACAAATAtttcagttttgtatttttgagtactttaattaagaatattagagTGTATGACTTtatgcactagttagtattcaaaccgaataaaccgaagttaccgaaccgaaaccgaaaggagaaaaaccgaatcataccgaatttaattaggtacaGTATTTGTATAGGATTTTAAGAAATCGCATACcgaaaataccgaaccgaaatatcTAAATACCATACCATACCGACCGACGAACACCCCTACGGCTACCCCCTCTCCCTCCCCCTAATATTTGCATTTCAAGAATATTCCTTTGTCCTCTGTAACTCTTCATTTCACTAAGAGGCCGTTTGGTAGAGTGTATTagagaaaataatgcatgcattatctttgtatattaataatattttgtttggtacattttttaacctatgtataactaatacaagcattagttatacactctatttggtattatcctatgtataactaatgcatagaaaaccacgatattagtaataccaaggctattaaaGTATGCATTAGCATGATTAAAGATAAAATTGTCCTTAAATTCCGTTAAAGCTAAGAATAtagagggcatttttgtaaacaactaatttatttaaaaattatgcaatgcattttaatttttaatacactACATCAAACAATGTATAAAAAATAATCtctgcataactaatgcttgcattactaatccatgcattactaatacaccctattcagcattattcctatgcaccctaccaaacgacccctaagggtATACTTCTTTATTTATGGGTCTTAGTTTGGGGAGGAGTGCGACTTGGCCGTTTAGAATTTGAGTTAAATTGTAGGAGCCGTATTTAGGGAGAATTACACAAACCGTTCTAAAGTTtaatatatgtagtatatatattcACTTACATTAATCTAGCTTCCTTCTTTTTGttttaaacaaaactataatgCAATCCCCTTCGAGTATTAATTTATTTCATCTTAATTCTTTTATCACTGCCGCATTCATGCGTTTACTTCTTTCAAGTGACTAAATTTCTTATAATTATGCTTGACATACAAACTGATATAAAAACgaaatcaaaaaaatgaaaaatgaaaaaaacaaaaagataagtACGAGATATTTCTCTATTCTCTTTTAATTTGTCCTTTTTTCTATTAAGCTTCAAATCTTTGTTGGCTTTACTTTTCATTTCCATGTATCTTTTGATTTCAAAGAAGTTGAAAGATGGTAAAATTAGATTCACGATataataaaatatgaaaaatattcacaaaaataaaattaaaataaaagagacAAACTTGTTCACTTATATATCAAATCAATGTTTTCAAGCTTATATAATATTATATATTTAAAATCACACGAAATGTGCGTAACAAGTCAAACCTTCATGATAGCCATTGGACTTCATCGGTTGATTTTATGTGAACAAATTTAATTGCATGGAGTAATAAAAAAAGCTAGAACTTATAGTTTTAAACATACAATAACACTTGTACGATTGCAAAATCAATGcattaagaataaaataaatattttaaaattaacttatttttaaatataaaattattattttaaagaagACTCATAATAatataatactccctccgttcgagtttatgtgaacctatttccttttttgtCTGTTCTAAAATTCCTTTCTCAATTCGGAAACAATTTAGTTTAAACTTCCTAttatacccttaatgagaagctttataaccacacaaatattctgGACCCCCTTTTGACTTGTGTAGGACtataaattccaaaagtctttattttttttttaaattctgtaTCCAATCAAACAAGTTTATGGAAGGAATATCAcgtaaaataaaaaaagagaatgatTGTGTTTAGCATTTTGTGGAACTCAAGAAGAACAAATGCAACTCACATCATTCTTGCATTAATTTGGACGTTCAACCTTTACAAGATGCTATTATGATTAGGAAGCATAGTGGATGTTAGTGACTAGAAGTAACATGGTTGGTCCTATTTGATGAAGACAAATAGCGCATCAAAATTGACTGCTCGGCCCGCGTGGGAACATCTActccttcttttctctttcaacTCCCTCTTTTACTGCCTAAAACTTTCAAACGTAAAGCCCGCCACCATTACCATTACCATTACACACCTGTCTCCCCAATTCAAAATCTCACTTTTCTCCACTGTGCTTTTCCTCGTTTTCTCTCAtctttgaaaaagagaaaaaaaaaaggacagATTCAAACTCTTCCAACCCCAGCTTTTCTTACCTTTTCCTTCTTCTGTTTTCAGTAATACTTGTTACCTTCACACTAGTCATACATACACTTGGCGAGTTGACAATGAAATTGTTATCTTCATCCTCTGTTTCCACCACTTCAAGCAATGCTAATTATACTTCCAAGGTAAGTTGCATTTCTGGGATGTTGCGTCGCCTTCTTTGCTCCAACAGTCTTCCAACTCATCCCTCAGATCAAATTAGTCTGTCTACAACGTACCAGTACAGTAATCATACTAAAGAAGCAGAAGCTGATGATGGACTGTCCTTAAAAGCACCTGGGGTTGTGGCAAGGCTGATGGGATTAGAATCGCTGCCGCCTTTTAGCTTGGATCATGCAAAGGCAAGCAATAACAAATCAATCTCCCGAAGCCGCTCTATGAATTCCGTTGATTTGTTGAGAGAAATTAAAGGGAGAAATCCACGGGTGAATAGCTTTCGTGAACCACCAACGTACATGGAGCTTGAAGATGAGAATTTCTTTATTCTCAGCTTTGAAAGCAGAGAGATTGTGTCGAAACAGAGGAAAAATAATTTTGCAgaaataaagcagagaagaaaaGAGAAGCTGAATAACAAGATAAGGGAGAGCGTGGAtctgaagaagaaagaaaatttacaTGTTATTAATTATGAGGTTTCAACTCAGAAGCTAGATGACAAAGTGATCCTCATGCACAAGGATTCTCAGAAGTTTACAGTACTTAAAGATTCAACCAACGTCCTTAGACCAACAGATAAATTTCTTCAGAATATATCTGTTGGGATGGAAGACTATGAAGGAGCAAAAATAacaaggaagaaaaagaagaaaaaacgtGAAAGCTTTGCTGTAGAAAAACCCCTAACACAATTTGATTCAGAGAAATCAAGCCCAAATTCAGTTCTTTATTTTGCTGAGACACAAAATTCAGGTAGTTACGCTTGTGCTTCATAATTTTAGATTTTGTTgcattctctttttttctttattaactAATGTGCATTTTTATCTGAATGTCGTTATCAGAGAAGTTCTTTAGGCTGACAAATTCAAGATCAAGGAGAACACTGACCGAGGAACTTGAAAATTACAGGAAGCTGAAACTGACCGCAGGTGATAATAATGGAGTGGAAGCCAAGAAAAGTGAAAGAATTTGTGCTGAATCATACAAGCATTTTGAAAACTGCGTACAAATATGGAGTGGTTTCAGCACATTGGCAGATAGAGAGACAGTGGAAAGAAACTGGCTACAGAAAGAGATTTGCAAGTTTGAATACTGCAAGGAGATCGGTGGGGGCATAGGATTAAAAATTCTTGATCAGTTGTTGGAGGAGCTAGTAGATC
Coding sequences:
- the LOC104211100 gene encoding uncharacterized protein, producing the protein MKLLSSSSVSTTSSNANYTSKVSCISGMLRRLLCSNSLPTHPSDQISLSTTYQYSNHTKEAEADDGLSLKAPGVVARLMGLESLPPFSLDHAKASNNKSISRSRSMNSVDLLREIKGRNPRVNSFREPPTYMELEDENFFILSFESREIVSKQRKNNFAEIKQRRKEKLNNKIRESVDLKKKENLHVINYEVSTQKLDDKVILMHKDSQKFTVLKDSTNVLRPTDKFLQNISVGMEDYEGAKITRKKKKKKRESFAVEKPLTQFDSEKSSPNSVLYFAETQNSEKFFRLTNSRSRRTLTEELENYRKLKLTAGDNNGVEAKKSERICAESYKHFENCVQIWSGFSTLADRETVERNWLQKEICKFEYCKEIGGGIGLKILDQLLEELVDQLVEQPL